The Dasypus novemcinctus isolate mDasNov1 chromosome 12, mDasNov1.1.hap2, whole genome shotgun sequence genome includes a window with the following:
- the LOC139440213 gene encoding mucin-5B-like yields MTAREEIPRKAVEPGRLRKDSVVKEGRQQGMADKVADNNMADRAHGHETPPKNHLRRRLLERHSAFAAVPNRKCTPTTSTPAFAAVPNRKCTPTTSTAAFAAVPNSKCTPTTSTAAFAAVPNRKCTPTTSTPAFAAVPNRKCTPTTSTPAFAAVPNRKCTPTTSTPAFAAVPNRKCTPTTSTPAFAAVPNRKCTPTTSTPAFAAIPNRKCTPTTSTAAFAAVPNRKCTPTTSTAAFAAVPNRKCIPTTSTPAFAAVPNRKCTPTTSTAAFAAIPNRKCTPTTSTPAFAAVPNRKCTPTTSTPAFAAVPNRKCTHTISTPAFAAVPNRKCTPTTSTPAFAAIPNRKCTPTTSTPAFAAVPNRKCTPTTSTPAFAAVPTGKCTPTTSTHAFAAVPNRKCTPTTSTPAFAAVPNRKCTPTTSTAALAAVPNRKCTPTTSTPAFAAVPNRKKCTPTTSTAAFAAVPNRKCTPTTSTAAFAAVPNRKCTPTTSTPAFAAVPNRKCIPTTSTPAFAAVPNRKCTPTTSTPAFAAVPNRKKCTPTTSTPAFAAVPTGKCTPTTSTPAFAAIPNRKCTPTTSTAAFTTIPNRKCTPTTSTAAFAAVPNRKCTPTTSTAAFAAVPNRKCTPTTSTAAFAAVPNRKCTPTTSTPAFAAVPNRKCTPTTCTPAFAAVPNRKCTPTTCTPAFAAIPNRKCTPTTSTPAFAAVPNRKCTPSTSTPAFAAVPNRKCTPTTSTPAFAAIPNRKCTPTTSTAAFAAVPNRKCTPTTSTAAFAAVPNRKCTPTTSTPAFAAVPNRKCTPTTSTAAFAAVPNRKCTPTTSTPAFAAVPNRKCTPTTSTPAFAAVPNRKCTPTTCTPAFAAVPNRKCTPTTCTPAFAAIPNRKCTPTTSTPAFAAVPNRKKCTPTTSTPAFAAVPNRKCTPTTSTPAFAAIPNRKCTPTTSTPAFAAVPNRKCTPTTSTAAFAAIPNRKCTPTTSTPAFAAIPNRKCTPTTSTAAFAAVPTGKCTPTTSTPAFAAVPNRKCTPTTSTPAFAAVPNRKCTPTTSTPGFAAIPTGKCTPTTSTPAFAAIPNRKCTPSTSTPGFAAIPTGKCTPTTSTPAFAAIPNRKCTPTTSTPAFAAVPNRKCTPTTCTPAFAAIPNRKCIPTTSTPAFAAVPNRKCTPTTSTAAFAAVPNRKCTPTTSTPAFAAVPNRKCTPTTSTAALAAIPNRKCTPTTSTAAFAAVPNRKCTPTTSTPAFAAVPNRKCTPTTSTAALAAIPNRKCTPTTSTPAFAAVPNRKKCTPTTSTPAFAAVPNRKCTPTTSTPAFAAVPNRKCTPTTSTPAFAAVPTGKCTPTTSTAAFAAVPNRKCTPTTSTPAFAAVPNRKCTPTTSTPAFAAIPNRKCTPTTSTPAFAAVPTGKCTPTTSTAAFAAVPNRKCTPAAVCPWQHSADHQSERSP; encoded by the exons ATGACTGCAAGAGAAGAAATACCAAGAAAAGCAGTGGAGCCAGGGAGACTGAGGAAGGATAGTGTAGTGAAAGAGGGAAGGCAGCAGGGCATGGCAGACAAAGTGGCCGACAACAACATGGCGGACAGagcacatggccatgagaccccacccaAAAACCACCTGagaagaaggctgctggaaagaCACT cTGCCTTTGCTGCCGTCCCCAACAGGAagtgcacccccaccacctccacacctgcctttgctgccgtccccaacaggaagtgcacccccaccacctccacagcTGCCTTTGCTGCCGTCCCCAACAGCAagtgcacccccaccacctccacagcTGCCTTTGCTGCCGTCCCCAACAGGAagtgcacccccaccacctccacacctGCCTTTGCTGCTGTCCCCAACAGGAagtgcacccccaccacctccacacctgcctttgctgccgtccccaacaggaagtgcacccccaccacctccacacctGCCTTTGCTGCTGTCCCCAACAGGAagtgcacccccaccacctccacacctgcctttgctgccgtccccaacaggaagtgcacccccaccacctccacacctgcctttgctgccatccccaacaggaagtgcacccccaccacctccacagcTGCCTTTGCTGCTGTCCCCAACAGGAagtgcacccccaccacctccacagcTGCCTTTGCTGCCGTCCCCAACAGGAAGTGCAtccccaccacctccacacctgcctttgctgccgtccccaacaggaagtgcacccccaccacctccacagcTGCCTTTGCTGCCATCCCCAACAGGAagtgcacccccaccacctccacacctgcctttgctgccgtccccaacaggaagtgcacccccaccacctccacacctGCCTTTGCTGCCGTCCCCAACAGGAAGTGCACCCACACTATCTCCACACCTGCCTTTGCTGCCGTCCCCAACAGGAagtgcacccccaccacctccacacctgcctttgctgccatccccaacaggaagtgcacccccaccacctccacacctgcctttgctgccgtccccaacaggaagtgcacccccaccacctccacacctGCCTTTGCTGCCGTCCCCACTGGGAagtgcacccccaccacctccacacaTGCCTTTGCTGCCGTCCCCAACAGGAagtgcacccccaccacctccacacctGCCTTTGCTGCTGTCCCCAACAGGAagtgcacccccaccacctccacagcTGCCCTTGCTGCCGTCCCCAACAGGAagtgcacccccaccacctccacacctgcctttgctgccgtccccaacaggaa gaagtgcacccccaccacctccacagcTGCCTTTGCTGCCGTCCCCAACAGGAagtgcacccccaccacctccacagcTGCCTTTGCTGCCGTCCCCAACAGGAagtgcacccccaccacctccacacctgcctttgctgccgtccccaacaggaagtgcatccccaccacctccacacctGCCTTTGCTGCTGTCCCCAACAGGAagtgcacccccaccacctccacacctgcctttgctgccgtccccaacaggaa gaagtgcacccccaccacctccacacctGCCTTTGCTGCCGTCCCCACTGGGAagtgcacccccaccacctccacacctgcctttgctgccatccccaacaggaagtgcacccccaccacctccacagctgccttcaccaccatccccaacaggaagtgcacccccaccacctccacagcTGCCTTTGCTGCTGTCCCCAACAGGAagtgcacccccaccacctccacagcTGCCTTTGCTGCCGTCCCCAACAGGAagtgcacccccaccacctccacagcTGCCTTTGCTGCTGTCCCCAACAGGAagtgcacccccaccacctccacacctGCCTTTGCTGCCGTCCCCAACAGGAAGTGCACCCCCACCACCTGCACACCTGCCTTTGCTGCTGTCCCCAACAGGAAGTGCACCCCCACCACCTGCACACCTGCCTTTGCTGCCATCCCCAACAGGAagtgcacccccaccacctccacacctGCCTTTGCTGCCGTCCCCAACAGGAAGTGCACCCCCTCCACCTCCACACCTGCCTTTGCTGCTGTCCCCAACAGGAagtgcacccccaccacctccacacctgcctttgctgccatccccaacaggaagtgcacccccaccacctccacagcTGCCTTTGCTGCTGTCCCCAACAGGAagtgcacccccaccacctccacagcTGCCTTTGCTGCCGTCCCCAACAGGAagtgcacccccaccacctccacacctgcctttgctgccgtccccaacaggaagtgcacccccaccacctccacagcTGCCTTTGCTGCCGTCCCCAACAGGAagtgcacccccaccacctccacacctgcctttgctgccgtccccaacaggaagtgcacccccaccacctccacacctGCCTTTGCTGCCGTCCCCAACAGGAAGTGCACCCCCACCACCTGCACACCTGCCTTTGCTGCTGTCCCCAACAGGAAGTGCACCCCCACCACCTGCACACCTGCCTTTGCTGCCATCCCCAACAGGAagtgcacccccaccacctccacacctgcctttgctgccgtccccaacaggaa gaagtgcacccccaccacctccacacctGCCTTTGCTGCTGTCCCCAACAGGAagtgcacccccaccacctccacacctgcctttgctgccatccccaacaggaagtgcacccccaccacctccacacctgcctttgctgccgtccccaacaggaagtgcacccccaccacctccacagcTGCCTTTGCTGCCATCCCCAACAGGAagtgcacccccaccacctccacacctGCTTTTGCTGCCATCCCCAACAGGAagtgcacccccaccacctccacagcTGCCTTTGCTGCTGTCCCCACTGGGAagtgcacccccaccacctccacacctGCCTTTGCTGCTGTCCCCAACAGGAagtgcacccccaccacctccacacctgcctttgctgccgtccccaacaggaagtgcacccccaccacctccacacctGGCTTTGCTGCCATCCCCACTGGGAagtgcacccccaccacctccacacctGCCTTTGCTGCCATCCCCAACAGGAAGTGCACCCCCTCCACCTCCACACCTGGCTTTGCTGCCATCCCCACTGGGAagtgcacccccaccacctccacacctgcctttgctgccatccccaacaggaagtgcacccccaccacctccacacctGCCTTTGCTGCCGTCCCCAACAGGAAGTGCACCCCCACTACCTGCACACCTGCTTTTGCTGCCATCCCCAACAGGAAGTGCAtccccaccacctccacacctGCTTTTGCTGCTGTCCCCAACAGGAagtgcacccccaccacctccacagcTGCCTTTGCTGCCGTCCCCAACAGGAagtgcacccccaccacctccacacctgcctttgctgccgtccccaacaggaagtgcacccccaccacctccacagcTGCCCTTGCTGCCATCCCCAACAGGAagtgcacccccaccacctccacagcTGCCTTTGCTGCCGTCCCCAACAGGAagtgcacccccaccacctccacacctgcctttgctgccgtccccaacaggaagtgcacccccaccacctccacagcTGCCCTTGCTGCCATCCCCAACAGGAagtgcacccccaccacctccacacctgcctttgctgccgtccccaacaggaa gaagtgcacccccaccacctccacacctGCCTTTGCTGCTGTCCCCAACAGGAagtgcacccccaccacctccacacctGCCTTTGCTGCTGTCCCCAACAGGAagtgcacccccaccacctccacacctGCCTTTGCTGCTGTCCCCACTGGGAagtgcacccccaccacctccacagcTGCCTTTGCTGCCGTCCCCAACAGGAagtgcacccccaccacctccacacctgcctttgctgccgtccccaacaggaagtgcacccccaccacctccacacctgcctttgctgccatccccaacaggaagtgcacccccaccacctccacacctGCCTTTGCTGCTGTCCCCACTGGGAagtgcacccccaccacctccacagcTGCCTTTGCTGCCGTCCCCAACAGGAAGTGCACCCCTGCAGCCGTTTgcccctggcagcatagtgctgacCATCAGTCAgaaaggagtccctga